Proteins from a genomic interval of Clostridium sp. 'deep sea':
- a CDS encoding alkaline phosphatase family protein, translating to MKLESILTKIKSYVLDITQNKLLLFFIISIIYMELVYAVCVFQRVDIAFIYPVLFSISAGCLFTILSSIFKPQVNKIIAYLVTTLLGLTYCFYLVYFKIFKTTFSLYSFVGAKDALQFSSVIKSSIITNLFSILLFFIPLAIAVYFHKKVSLSERIIKMQVLLLCLMLFSFVLAIGAVQTTANKPNSQHSLYYKSTSPHLMVKKLGLLTTIRLDCKRLLLGFNPNSATENRLQYIKNLNLKKFLTKEPKFNIQSKYNVMDISFLDLLTKENNNKLLDMHKYFSSVQPSSQNKYTGLFKGHNLILITAEAFYPYAIDKDLTPTLYKLANEGFKFSNFYNPLWGVSTSDGEYAACTGLVPKAGVWSMSNSSKNDMRFTLGNQLRKLGYITKAYHNHTYNYYNRDISHPNLGYDYKGVGNGLKISPAWPESDLELIEQSTNEYIGDKPFHTYYMTVSGHFEYNFEGNNMSIKNKKYVEHLNYSDPAKAYLACNLEFEFALTELIKRLEEAGVADKTIIAISPDHYPYGLPKKQIDELSSHVIEENFELYKADFILWKKGMEQVIIDKPCSSIDILPTLSNLFGLKYDSRLLFGRDILSTAKPLVVFNNRSWITDKGKYNALTSQFSGSVDNEATYINIINNKVADIFNYSAYILETNYYSKVFKKNQ from the coding sequence ATGAAATTAGAGAGTATTTTAACTAAAATTAAATCTTATGTTTTAGATATAACCCAAAATAAACTGTTATTATTTTTCATAATTTCCATTATTTATATGGAGCTTGTATACGCTGTTTGTGTTTTTCAGAGAGTTGACATTGCTTTTATTTACCCTGTTTTATTTTCTATATCAGCAGGATGTTTATTTACCATATTAAGCTCTATATTTAAACCTCAAGTTAATAAAATAATAGCCTATTTAGTAACTACTTTATTAGGTTTAACATATTGCTTTTATTTAGTGTATTTTAAAATATTTAAAACAACTTTTTCTTTGTATTCTTTTGTAGGAGCCAAAGATGCCCTACAATTTAGTAGTGTTATTAAGTCATCCATAATAACTAACTTATTTTCGATATTATTATTTTTTATACCCCTAGCAATAGCTGTTTACTTTCACAAAAAAGTTAGTTTATCTGAGCGAATTATTAAAATGCAGGTTTTACTTCTTTGTTTAATGTTGTTTAGTTTTGTGTTAGCTATAGGTGCTGTGCAAACAACAGCTAATAAGCCTAATTCTCAACATAGTTTGTATTATAAATCTACTTCTCCTCACCTAATGGTTAAAAAACTTGGTCTATTAACGACAATAAGGCTAGATTGCAAACGACTATTATTAGGTTTTAACCCTAACTCTGCAACTGAAAATAGGCTGCAATATATCAAAAACTTAAACCTTAAAAAATTTTTAACAAAGGAACCTAAGTTTAATATCCAATCAAAATATAATGTTATGGATATTAGCTTTTTAGATTTACTTACAAAAGAAAATAATAACAAGCTATTAGATATGCATAAATACTTTAGTTCAGTTCAACCTAGCTCTCAAAATAAATATACAGGATTGTTTAAGGGTCACAACTTAATTTTAATAACAGCTGAAGCATTTTACCCATATGCTATAGATAAAGATTTAACACCAACATTATATAAATTAGCTAATGAGGGTTTTAAATTTAGTAATTTTTACAACCCACTTTGGGGAGTTAGTACATCGGATGGAGAATACGCTGCCTGTACAGGATTAGTGCCTAAAGCAGGTGTATGGAGTATGTCTAACTCTAGCAAAAATGATATGCGTTTTACCCTTGGCAACCAGCTTAGAAAACTTGGTTATATTACAAAAGCATATCATAATCATACCTATAATTATTACAATAGAGATATCTCTCACCCTAACTTAGGTTATGACTATAAAGGTGTTGGTAATGGACTAAAAATCTCACCGGCTTGGCCAGAATCAGACCTTGAGCTTATTGAGCAATCTACTAATGAATACATTGGTGATAAACCATTTCATACTTATTATATGACTGTTAGTGGCCACTTCGAATATAATTTTGAGGGCAATAATATGAGTATAAAAAATAAAAAGTATGTGGAACATCTTAACTACTCTGACCCTGCAAAAGCCTATCTTGCTTGTAACTTAGAGTTTGAATTTGCTTTAACAGAGTTAATCAAGAGGCTTGAAGAAGCTGGTGTAGCAGATAAAACAATTATTGCAATTAGTCCAGATCACTATCCGTATGGTTTACCTAAAAAGCAAATTGATGAACTAAGTAGTCATGTGATTGAGGAAAATTTTGAACTATATAAAGCTGATTTTATTCTATGGAAAAAGGGTATGGAACAAGTTATTATTGATAAACCTTGTTCTAGTATTGATATTTTACCAACATTATCAAACTTATTTGGTTTAAAATATGACTCTAGGTTATTATTTGGTAGAGATATTTTATCAACTGCTAAACCATTAGTAGTATTTAATAATAGAAGTTGGATAACTGACAAAGGTAAATACAATGCTTTAACAAGTCAGTTTAGTGGCAGTGTAGATAATGAAGCAACTTATATTAATATAATCAATAATAAGGTTGCGGATATCTTTAATTACTCTGCTTATATTTTGGAAACGAATTATTATAGTAAAGTATTTAAAAAAAATCAGTAG
- a CDS encoding type II CAAX endopeptidase family protein, whose amino-acid sequence MSSLKKVIYLISTSLIAVIVLYFIEQYLQVNYLIKTILKITLFISIPIIYSKLISKETIIRLKFQNNNFKLGVILGVSSFAAVIISYLIFKGLIDFQSIVTEIQTKSKITPANFIFVGLYVTFLNSFLEEYFFRGYIFLSFYNSGQKKIAYIYSAVLFAIYHIGIFKTWFKPHITLLAMFALVLIGFVFNYVDVKSKNLFNSWIIHILADSAIVLIGLRLFNLM is encoded by the coding sequence GTGAGCAGTTTAAAAAAAGTTATCTACCTAATAAGTACTTCCTTAATAGCTGTAATCGTGTTATATTTTATAGAACAATATCTACAAGTAAATTATTTAATTAAAACAATATTAAAGATAACATTATTTATAAGTATTCCTATTATATACAGCAAACTAATTAGTAAAGAAACTATAATTAGATTAAAATTTCAAAACAATAATTTTAAACTAGGCGTAATTTTAGGAGTTTCATCTTTTGCTGCAGTAATAATTTCTTACTTAATATTTAAGGGATTAATCGATTTCCAATCCATCGTAACTGAAATTCAAACAAAATCCAAAATAACACCAGCAAATTTCATTTTTGTGGGCTTATATGTAACCTTTTTAAACTCGTTTTTAGAAGAGTATTTTTTTAGAGGATATATATTTTTAAGCTTTTATAATTCAGGTCAAAAAAAAATAGCCTATATATATTCTGCAGTTTTATTTGCTATTTATCATATAGGTATTTTTAAAACTTGGTTTAAACCTCACATAACGCTTTTAGCTATGTTTGCTTTAGTTTTAATTGGTTTTGTTTTTAATTATGTAGATGTAAAATCTAAAAATCTCTTTAATTCTTGGATAATTCACATACTTGCAGATTCAGCAATTGTATTAATTGGTTTAAGGCTTTTTAATTTAATGTAA